ACTTTTACTACTTTTTATACAATTTAGATTTTTACTACAATAACCTTaatcatttaatatttcattttatatatttctttatttacaataaatatttaaaggTAATATAGATAAACCaacatttaatgatgtattgaactttgaaaatgacaattaattagaataaaaaattgtatgcaAAAATTACtgttataaataatatattttgtcgTTAAAAAAAGGGAACGGAGTGTATTTATACATAATACAAAACCAATAAATTAGAGTTAATATGTCCATGTGATGTGAATTAGTACATAATATAGAGTTACTATGtccatgtcaaaaaaaaaacacgtgaaTTGTTGGTGATATGTCCATGTTAGAATTACTATTTCCGTGGCATGCATTGCATAGCCATAGGTGGATTAgatctaatctaatctaataatATAGTTAAAAAGTCAGATTTGGAccattccaattccaattcaTCATCTACCTACCCACcaacttttgcaattttagGGACTACAAAACGCAAACCTCTTCTTCGTCCACTTGTTATTATATACATACTCTTACTTCAATTAACTAACTAATTCATAATTCAttgctgatgatgatgatgttgtagTGTTTGTTGGTTCAAATTGGATCGATCGttccattcattcattcatcgatcactaataatattaaaatacttTGCTGCATTCATATTGTTCTAATCCATCAATGTTGGAAGGAAAGATGGTAGAAGAAAATGAACATGAACACGGCCACGACAACTcttctgctgctgctgttgCCATAAAGGTACGTACATGGGTACATGTGACTGTCTAGGATCGATCCATGATGATTTTATTAAGTCACTCACTgcctttgttttttatttggattaAGGTTGTTGTTGACCCAGGGAAACCTCCACAACTTACATGGCAGCGCAAATTAAACAATCATGCAAATTCAAATGTTCCATCAGAATTCACCTTATCTTTCAAAGAGATGATTCATCTTGTACgtatttcattcattcattcattcattttcatacATACATTTacaattattcttttattttctatatagGCTCCCATTGGTTATCGTCTATGGCGCCATGTTCGTGAAGAAGCTTCCAAAGGAAGGGTACTTAATCTTATACCTTCTTTTCATCTCTATATATCTTATGATATCTAACCATTATTCTTTTTGCTTTTCTTTCTCAGATTGGAATGATTGATCCTTTTGCTAAGCGTCATGTAACTTCTTCTCATGGCGTTCCTTTAGGTGGTGTTGGGTGGGTCTTCTCTTCACTCTCTTTTCTAATATTTCCTTCATTTCACAAcattatttctttcttcttttcttcttcagtTCAGGAAGCATTGGAAGAAGTTTTACCGGTCAATTTCAGCGTTGGCAACTATTGCCTTTAATTTGTGAAGAGAAACCAGTTTTAGCAAATCAGTTTTCTGTAAGTTTTATCTATCTCATCCAGATTGCAAAAATACTTGTTTCATGACTCATcacgtacgtacgatcaaagAGTTTGATCCTCCTTGCCctctttgaaattaaatataagcATAAGATTTTTGTCTCAGGTTTTCGTTTCACGTCCAAATGGTGAAAAATATTCAAGCGTACTATGCCCAGGGAAGCCAGATATAAAGAAGTAGGCCATTATAGATAGTCTTGTAATTTTACAGTTACTAATTCATCATTTTAGAATCTctgaatttgattttaaaaaagaaaacttattAATAAACTTTATTTAGAGAAAATCCAGCATCAGGAATTGAAACATGGGATTGGAATATGAATGGAAAGAGTTCCACATATCATGCATTATACCCGAGGGCATGGACAGTACATGAGGGTAAGCCAGGCTAATTGGAATACTTTCAAGTCCACTATGATATTTATACTGTATCATATCTCTTATAATGATCATCTCTACTGCTCAAATGCAGAACCTGATCCAGCATTAAAAATAGTTTGTCGCCAGATTTCACCTGTTATACCCCATAATTACAAGGAGAGTAGCTTTCCTGTATCAGTTTTTACTTTTACGGTAGGAAAAGGTCACTTATATGTAAATTTGGGTTGCAGTTTTATACACATCAAGTTAACAATAATAagtcaattttatttgatatgCAGCTGAATAATTTTGGCAAAACAACAGCAGATGTCACCTTGCTTTTCACATGGACGGTAAGTGATATGTTTTGTATTAGCTGTTACTGTTATAGTAAGTTGGTTTTAAATACATGTGCTTTTTATTGAGGAATTGAGTGCAAACCAATTTCTGTGTGCATTCAGAATTCTGTTGGAGGACATTCAGAATTTACTGGTCATCACTTCAATTCAAACATAAAGTAAGAAAAATTTCAGTTGGTTTACCTTCTACATGAAGATGTTCCAATTTGATTGCTTTCCCCCTCCACAGATTGCCTGTACTTTATTCTAACATTCAAGATACATATTGTCTCATGTTAGGATGCCTGATGGGGTGCATGGTGTGCTTCTACATCACAAGTAACTATAACTTGTTAATATCTTTTTAGGCAATGGATGAAAAGAAATTCAATCCTTGAATTTATAAATTGATACATGCATGTACAGGACTGCAAATGAGCAATCTCCCGTCACATTTGCAATTGCAGCAGAAGAGACCGAACATGTTCATGTCTCAGAATGCCCTGTCTTTGTTATATCTGGTTCTTACGAGGGTATCTCGGCGAAGGACATGTGGCATGAAATTAAACAGGTTATGGACCTGcttttagaatttatttatttttttgaaatgtgAGGTTTGGTATTACTACTATGTTATGCTATTCATCCTTCCTTCATGCTGTCTTCTCCCAGATAAGCTACCATCGTGCTCTATTAAGCATTTTATAACACAAGTACTTGGAGTTTCCTTTCTGTCactttccttttgttttgtgCATCTGAAACTCTTTTTATCATGACAATTATCAGTACTTAGGTCTCTTTGGACGTCACTCTTTCATCatatttcatcatatttttgtacATCTGAAGTATGAATACTGTCAAGAAACTTGTTTCAACATTACTGTCAGTTCATGGTTTAATCTCCACCGATGAAGATTTTAAGATAGAGATGACTGAGCTGGTTAAATGAAGATGACACTGATGCAGACAGTGTTTACCTTTTCTGCTTAGCATGCTATTTTCCTGGATTTGGCTTGACACTCAAATTCTACGAGTAGTAATGAATTTTAAGAAGTTCCTCTTCCTGTTAGTAAAACATGATGCCATGTCCCTGGATAAAATAATAGTTccaagaatatatattttataatgatacaaatttgaGGATATCAGACTTCATGTGATCCATATGTTTATTTCACTAAACTGAATGATGGTAATCCTTTTCTTTTCAGCATGGGACATTTGACCATCTGAATTTTACTGAAACACCTGCGCCTTCAAAACCAGGATCATCCATTGGGGCAGCTATTGCAGCAACTGTGACGATTCCATCCGATGCTCAGCGTAATGTGACATTTTCATTGGCATGGGACTGCCCTGAAGTCAAGTTCCCTGGAGGACGGGTTTATTACAGGTTAGCGATAGAAACCTGTATAAGAAGATTTATTGTTTAAACACTGTACATAACTAATGAAACTGGATTAACAGGCGTTACACTAAATTTTATGGTACTAAAGGAGATGCAGCTGCAAATATTGCACATGATGCTATTATTGGTAATCTTCTTTGCTGAACTCCATCAACTTTTGCATCTGTAATATGGTGATTGCATCTAAATTTGATATCAAGCATAACTATATCCATATATAGACTTTTAAGAGGCAGACTGTATGGATATAGTTTTTCTTGACGTCAATTTTAGATGAAGTTTCCACCATATATGCAAAACCATGCAGATGCATGCTTATTTGTGATTGTTGATACCATAAGAAAATTACTTACTCAAACTTATATGAATTGGTGATGTAGAACATTGCCAGTGGGAGTCCCAGATTGAAGATTGGCAAAGACCAATCCTTGAAGACAAGAGACTTCCTGAATGGTACTTATCAGTTATTTATTCACTGCCTGCTTCTACAGTCAAAATCTTAAGCTTACAGAGTTCTGTGCAGGTACCCAGTTACCCTTTTGAATGAACTTTACTACCTGAATTCTGGGGGGGCAATTTGGACAGGTATTTTTATCTCTTAAAGTTTGAATCATACTTACCAGATAGTTATCCCTAGtctatatttcttttaaattcatCCTAACCTCACGTTAAACGGTATGTACCATTGtcgatttttcttcataatttttcttCTGTGCAGATGGTTCATCTCCTGTGCATAGTTTAGTTAATATAGGAGAAAGAAAATTTTCCCTGGATGGATTCATATCTGATTTAGAGAATAACAATAATATATCACGTCAAAAAGATATTGCTATTGACATTCTTGAAAGATTTACCTCAGTAGTTGAGCAAATACAAACTCCACCTGCATCAAAGTCTGCATATGGAATAAGTCTTCTCCAAGAAGGGGAAGAAAACATTGGCCAGTTTCTTTATCTTGAAGGAATCGAGTATCAAATGTGGAATACCTATGATGTCCATTTTTACTCATCTTTTTCACTAGTCACTCTATTTCCAAAACTTGAACTTAGTGTTCAAAGGGACTTCGCTGCAGCAGTACTGATGCATGATCCTGGAAAGATGAAACTCTTACATGATGGACAATTGGTATCAAGGAAGGTTCTTGGTGCTGTTCCTCATGATATTGGAATCAGTGACCCGTGGTCTGAAGTAAATGGCTATAATCTTTATAATACAGATAGGTGGAAAGACTTGAATCCAAAGTTTGTTCTTCAGGTTTACAGGGATGTGGTTGCCACTGGTGACAAGAAGTTTGCTCAAGCTGTCTGGCCATCTGTTTATATTGCAATTGCTTATATGGACCAATTTGACAAGGATGGTGACGGAATGATTGAGAATGAAGGATTCCCTGATCAAACCTATGACACATGGTCTGTATCTGGTGTAAGTGCGTATAGTGGTGGATTGTGGGTAGCAGCACTTCAGGCCACGTCAGCCTTAGCACATGAGGTTGGAGACAAGGGCTCTGAAGTTTATTTTTGGCACAAATTTCAAAAAGCAAAGGCTGTGTATGAAAAATTATGGAATGGTTCTTACTTCAATTATGATAGCAGTTGTGGAAGTTCAAGATCATCCATACAAGCTGATCAATTAGCTGGCCAATGGTATGTAATAAGTACCTC
The genomic region above belongs to Medicago truncatula cultivar Jemalong A17 unplaced genomic scaffold, MtrunA17r5.0-ANR MtrunA17Chr0c12, whole genome shotgun sequence and contains:
- the LOC25494378 gene encoding non-lysosomal glucosylceramidase isoform X2, producing MNGKSSTYHALYPRAWTVHEEPDPALKIVCRQISPVIPHNYKESSFPVSVFTFTLNNFGKTTADVTLLFTWTNSVGGHSEFTGHHFNSNIKMPDGVHGVLLHHKTANEQSPVTFAIAAEETEHVHVSECPVFVISGSYEGISAKDMWHEIKQHGTFDHLNFTETPAPSKPGSSIGAAIAATVTIPSDAQRNVTFSLAWDCPEVKFPGGRVYYRRYTKFYGTKGDAAANIAHDAIIEHCQWESQIEDWQRPILEDKRLPEWYPVTLLNELYYLNSGGAIWTDGSSPVHSLVNIGERKFSLDGFISDLENNNNISRQKDIAIDILERFTSVVEQIQTPPASKSAYGISLLQEGEENIGQFLYLEGIEYQMWNTYDVHFYSSFSLVTLFPKLELSVQRDFAAAVLMHDPGKMKLLHDGQLVSRKVLGAVPHDIGISDPWSEVNGYNLYNTDRWKDLNPKFVLQVYRDVVATGDKKFAQAVWPSVYIAIAYMDQFDKDGDGMIENEGFPDQTYDTWSVSGVSAYSGGLWVAALQATSALAHEVGDKGSEVYFWHKFQKAKAVYEKLWNGSYFNYDSSCGSSRSSIQADQLAGQWYARACGLLPIVGEEKIRSALEVVYDNNVMKVKGGKRGAVNGMLPDGNVDMSSMQSREIWSGVTYALAATMIQENMTDMAFQTAGGIYEAAWSSDGLGYSFQTPEAWTTKDEYRSLCYMRPLAIWAMQWALSKPKLARHYESNKSDVYEDDIMSRSHAGFLKVAHLLKLKEDTGSRSLFQVIYDFTCKRYMT
- the LOC25494378 gene encoding non-lysosomal glucosylceramidase isoform X1; protein product: MLEGKMVEENEHEHGHDNSSAAAVAIKVVVDPGKPPQLTWQRKLNNHANSNVPSEFTLSFKEMIHLAPIGYRLWRHVREEASKGRIGMIDPFAKRHVTSSHGVPLGGVGSGSIGRSFTGQFQRWQLLPLICEEKPVLANQFSVFVSRPNGEKYSSVLCPGKPDIKKENPASGIETWDWNMNGKSSTYHALYPRAWTVHEEPDPALKIVCRQISPVIPHNYKESSFPVSVFTFTLNNFGKTTADVTLLFTWTNSVGGHSEFTGHHFNSNIKMPDGVHGVLLHHKTANEQSPVTFAIAAEETEHVHVSECPVFVISGSYEGISAKDMWHEIKQHGTFDHLNFTETPAPSKPGSSIGAAIAATVTIPSDAQRNVTFSLAWDCPEVKFPGGRVYYRRYTKFYGTKGDAAANIAHDAIIEHCQWESQIEDWQRPILEDKRLPEWYPVTLLNELYYLNSGGAIWTDGSSPVHSLVNIGERKFSLDGFISDLENNNNISRQKDIAIDILERFTSVVEQIQTPPASKSAYGISLLQEGEENIGQFLYLEGIEYQMWNTYDVHFYSSFSLVTLFPKLELSVQRDFAAAVLMHDPGKMKLLHDGQLVSRKVLGAVPHDIGISDPWSEVNGYNLYNTDRWKDLNPKFVLQVYRDVVATGDKKFAQAVWPSVYIAIAYMDQFDKDGDGMIENEGFPDQTYDTWSVSGVSAYSGGLWVAALQATSALAHEVGDKGSEVYFWHKFQKAKAVYEKLWNGSYFNYDSSCGSSRSSIQADQLAGQWYARACGLLPIVGEEKIRSALEVVYDNNVMKVKGGKRGAVNGMLPDGNVDMSSMQSREIWSGVTYALAATMIQENMTDMAFQTAGGIYEAAWSSDGLGYSFQTPEAWTTKDEYRSLCYMRPLAIWAMQWALSKPKLARHYESNKSDVYEDDIMSRSHAGFLKVAHLLKLKEDTGSRSLFQVIYDFTCKRYMT